The Cetobacterium somerae ATCC BAA-474 region AAATGCTAATCTATATCATGGTATCACTCAAAATCTTACTTTAGGATTAGGGTATGTTCATGAACCAGAGGACGTTGGAGACAATCGAATTGAGTATTTAGAACACGTTAGAGGAGAGGTTGTATACAGTAACTATATTTATAGATTTCCATACACTTTAGTTCTAGGAACAGAACGAGCACTAAATACAAGTGTAGTTAATGACGAGGGAGTTAGTAATAAAGATAGATATTCATACGATGGAACATTTCAAATAGATATAAAAGATTTTAGATTTATAGTTGATAGAGCACACTATGGAAAGTATTTTGATGAGAAATCAGATGAAAATTACTCTATAACATACAATCCAACAGGGATTTTCCAAATTAATTATGAGTGGAGTAAAACAAAATACAATATAGATCAAGATGATGACAATGACGAAAGCGTTGGATTAAATATTAGCAAAGGTTGGAAAGATTTTCTACTTTCTCTAGATTACAATAAGTCCTTAAATCAAGAGGATAGTTATGAAGTTAATATGTATTACAATGGATTTAAAAAGTATAATGTACAACTTACAAACTACTGGTTAGAGGATGGAAAAGATTTAGAAACAACTTTAAAGCTTACAAATAAAAACATCTTTAGTATATTTGATTATTCATTGGAATTTGGATATTCAGATTCGTATAAAGAGAAGTTTACATTTAGATTTACTTTAGATTATGATAACTGGTTTAGAAGTGAAGTTAACTTTGATGAAAGTGGTGCTCAAAGATACTCTGCTGGTATAAATAGAGTTGTGGATTTAAAAAATATCAGAAAACCATTAGAAAGTATGGATAGTACAAGAGTTAAAGTTGTAACTTTCTTAGACAAAAATGACAATGGAGTTATGGATGCTGATGAAGAAAGGGTAGACTATGTAGCTGTAAAAATTGGAGATCAAGAGATAGATACAGATGAAAATGGAGAAGCTATGTTCTTTGGAGTTCCAAATAAAATAGTTTATGATATGAAACCAACAATTAGAAAACCATCATATACAATTGGAGATACAAAGATAAAAATACTAGGCCAACAAGTTGGAACAGTAACAGCTCACATTCCTATAAAACCAATGGTTACTATAGTTGGTGAGATTCAAGTGGATAAAAGTTTAAATCTAAAAGATAAAGAAAAAGAAGGATTATTTGAAAATATACTTATTAAAGTTTTAGATGAAAAAGGAAAATTAATAGAGTATTTAAATCCAGAAAGTGATGGAACATTTGAAGTTAGTGGATTATATGCTAGAAAATATATGCTACAAGTTGAGTATATAGGTGTGGATAATAAAGCCAAAAAAATCGCTGAAAATGTGGTGTTGGGATACTATGATGATAGAGAGAATAGATTTATTATCCACTTAGATAGAGATAGATTAACACTTAAGCAGATATTCTTAAGTGAGGGAGGAAAGTATGAAAAAGTTATTAGTTCTAATACTAGCCCTTCTAAGTTGTAATATATTGGCAAGTGAGTTGGTTCATATACCAACTACCTTGCCTCTTTTACCAGAGGACTACGAAAATCAGCCAAATCTTTTACCAGCTATACCTCTTATTCCAGCTTTACCTAGTGAAGAGTCTACAACAGGTGGAAATGGAGAAGAGGTAAAGTGGAAACTAGAAGATTCATATACAATACATTTAGACACAAAAGTTAAAGCGGTTGTACCTCTAGAAATTATAACAGATGTAGATATTAAAGCTTTAGTTGTTGATAATCAACAATTGACAATACCATTTGAACTAGAGATGAATAAAGAGCCAGATAAACAAAACTTTTATATTTTAAATTATAGTGAAACTGAGATAGATATAGATGGTGACGGGATTTTAGACACGTTTATATACTCTCCAAAGTATATTAATAAAAAGCTAGTTACTGATAACTATTTATTTATAGATGGTAAAAATATAACTCGAGAGGGTGTACATAAAAAAAAGGTTTACATAACTGTTGAATTAAATGAGAGGAGATAGTCATGAAAAAAAATATAGTTCTGATAGTCTTTATGACTATCTTTTCAATGAGTTTTAGTGAGATAAAAGTAAAAATAGTTGAACCTCTTAGGTTTCGAGATATAAATCATACAGAGGTTGGTCCTAATCAAGTTGTAGCTGTATCTCATGTGGAGATTTATACAACTGATAAAGAAAAAGATTTAGGAAAGAGAATTACCTTTAAATTTCCAAATTTTATTAATATGACAAATAGAAAAAAATGGGTAAAAGTTGAAAAAGTTGGAATGGATAGAAAACAAAATGAGATAATACTTGAAAACGAAAGAGAGTTAGTTAAATTCTACGCTATTTTAGATAGACGTGAATTAGATAGAGGTGAAAGTATTGAAGTTATAGAGGGAGAGTATGTTGGACAACTACCCATAATTATGGGAGTATATTCGCTGGTCAATGTAAATACAAAACCAGTAGAGCCAACACCTGATAATGAAAATTTAGCAGATAAGCCACAAATTTTACCAGTATTTCCAGATGAGATGCCAAATAAAAATGTGGGGGGAGGGCTATGAGCAAAAGGTTAAAGAGTTTCCACAAGCTCTTTTTTATTATAATATTTTCAATTCTATTTTCAGGAGTTATAGGAAGTAGTAATTCACCAGATTTACCAGAAAAAATAGCACCAGAGTTAGAGCAAATAGAGGCGCTACCGAGAAGAACAAAGCCTGCAGAACTAAATATAGAGGTTACAAAGATTAAAAGTGAAATATTGGATAATATATATTTTATTTCAAGTGAAAAAGCTCTTTATATAGATTTTTCTAATTATAAATCAGCAAAAAAATTGAGAGATATAGATGTTAATAACTACGAGTTATTTATTAGTGATTCTATAGAAGCAACTTCAGAAGTAACTAGTGGTGGTAAAAAAACTAGAAATTATAAAAATAGAGAGTTAGCAAGGTCAAAGTTTGAATATAAGGTTATTGAAGTAAATGGATTTAAAAAGCTTCGAATTGATATATCAAAAGAGGAACTTCCATCAGAAATATACATTGGAGTTTTAGATAAAAATACTAAAAACATTATTAAAATTTTTAAAGGTGATATAAAAATTCTTGAAAATAATGTAGCAATTGAAGAGAGAGAAGTTACAGTTTATTATAATAACGGATTTAGTGATTATGGTAGAGTAATTTATTTTGATTCAAATGGAACTCCTCTTAATTCAAGATGGGTAGGATCTATACCAGAGCCATATCCAGATATCAATGTAAAAAAACATGATTTTAATAATGGGTTTATAAATGGTATTTTAACAAATGAAAGTGGGAGTATAACAGAACTCTACGATGAAGGTTCTGGAAGTTCAGAAAAAAGAGAGATTAGAAGAGAAAAGAATTCTCAAGATTGGAAAGAGATTAGAAATCCATCAGGACAAGTATCATTAACTTTTGTTCCATCAGGAGAGTTTAATCTACAAATTCACTATTCTAACAAAGAAAGTTATCGTTTTAAAATTATTCATAAAGATTTAGATGGAAATATCAAAAAAATTCATTATTTAAATATAAATAAAGGCAGTTCAATAGAAGTGGACTTAAAAGAGTATTTTGAATACAATAATCCAGCTGATAATGATATTTTAATAAGAGAATCCCTTGTAAAAGATGAGTTTAACAGTGATGGGACAGCTAAATATCCAGATAAAATATATAGCTTTTATACTCCTAAAAATATAAGTTTAGCACTAAAAAAATCATTATCAGGAATGAATCTCTTTCCTGCTATTTATTTAGGAAATGAAGTAAATAATGGAGGATATTTTGAACAGAAATTAAAGCAACCATATCGAGTCAATTTAAATTCTTCTACAGCAACAGGAGTTATGAATTTAATACCAGATATAACAGATTTTAGTTATAGACATATTGTAACCGCAGGATCAGCATTAGAAAAACCATCTTCAGAGACATTTTATACTGCTGTGGGGGCAGGAGTTGTAAATCCTGTCACAAATAAAATAAATACAAAAATTGGGTTCTATATTTTAGGTAAAAATTTAGCTGAAATTTTAAAGAGTTTAGTAAATGAAACAAATGAAGCAAAGATTATACCTTTAAGTTATGATGAAAACTACACGTACTCTTTATCTCCAGGAGATTTTGAAAATTATGGTCAAAATTGCTATCTTCCGAGTAGAAAATCTAAGGAGAATGATATAGTAAAAAATTCTTTACCTAAAATTTTAGTTGAAAAACTTCCTAAAAAAATTATTCCAACATATTTAGATAGAAGAGTTAATATTAACCAAATAGTAATAGAAGATAGTGAAACTTTAAATGAAGATAATGTGTATACATTAGCTACTATTGAAAATTGGCAAAATTTAGGTACAGAGACTAATAATGAAGATAAAACAGTGTTTCCTATTATAGCATTGGGACCAAAAGCACCTATGAATAGCGAAAAAGGTTGGGGATGGAATAGTTTAACTTCCCCCCATGGAATTGAAAAAGAGATGGTAACTGTAAAATATTTAAGTGCTTTAGGTGATATTGATATGAATGTTTATATAGATGAAATCGAAACAAATCCTGGATCAGATGCTATCATAACTAGAGGTTCTATAGAGAACTATAGTGTTTTAGGAAGTTTTGGAATAAAAGAAAATTATAATAAACATGAATGGATTAAAGGAAAAGTTAAAGCAAGGCCAATAAATTTAGAATCTACTATGGGATTAATGGAAAAAATACGAAAATATGGATCGAGAGAGATTATTTTTAAACCATTAGGTTTAGAACAAATAAATCTTGTACTTGGAGAAAAGAATGAAAGTGGATATTTTATTCCAGCTTCAGATAGTTTAGAAACAATTGAGAAGAAAGTATATAATTACAATTATCCAGAAATTAAAGTTAGAAAAAATCTTATTTCTGAAACTATAGATGTATTTATATCTAATGATTTTGATTTAAATCAACCTATTAATCTTACTGAAAATACTAATTTAGCAAAAGGTATAAATATTAAGTCTACAGAAAATAAGAGAATGAAATCTTTATTATACGAAAGCTTTTATTTATTTGGATATAATACAGAAGGAACTGGTTGGATATCATTGGATGAAAATGGAAATAGTGAAGAAGTGAAAAAAGAGTTTTATACAAATGATAAAACAGGGAAAATATATTTAAGTTGTCAATATGTAAATCATTATCCAGTATTTAAAATTTTAAGCCTTGATAATGTTTCTGGAAAAACTATAAAAATTCCAGTTTCTCATTATGATCCAAGCTCTCCGATAAAAATAATTAGAAGAGACTATTATATGAATTTAAATTTTGATTCAGAGATAAAAGAGCCAGATTTTAGAGTAACATCTGATATTAAGGATATATTAATTATAAAGGATTCTAATGGAGAAATTAAAGTTGAGATACCTGAAATCTGGATAAATGTAAGTCAAAATTTAAAAGATGAATCCATATTTCCAGTAATTGGAGTTGATGCTTTTGAAGGATGGGAATTTTCTACAAACGTACCACTTAATCCTGTAAGTATAACTCCTATAGGAATTTTAGAGTTAAAAGAAGAAAATTCAAAAGAAGATATAATTGTTCCAATAAATATAAAAGAAACTCCACATCAAGGAAAAGAAAAGTTTTTCTTATACAAAAGAGGAGAAATGAGTAAAAAAAATATAGCTGTAGGTGGTTATACTCCTCTTGGGACTGGAGATGGAAGTGAAAATAAAGTAAAAGTTAATTTTGAAATTGACTTTTCAAAAGATAATTTAGAAAAAATTGTAAAATATGCAGAGGCTAAAAATAAACTTAAGAGTGAACGAATCTTAATACCTTGGCAAAATAGTGATTTAAATAAATTTTCAATAGTAAAAGGAATTCAAAGTTCAAATTCTCCAAAATTTAGTTCTTCAGGAGAACATATAGCTAAAAAAATAGCTTTTCCTAAAGTATATGTAATTATTAATGATGGTATTAAGCGAAACAATGTAAATCTAAATTTTCTTAATCCAGTTCCTAAAACTGATGGAGCAACAGTTGGAACTTTTGACATAGAAAGCAATGGATTGAAGCTTCCAAATGCAATGTTATCGAGTCTAAATCATCCTGCAAGTTTAAATATAACAAATATGACACCTGGATGGCAGGGATATAGTATTATAGAGGAGCAGCATAAAATTGAGGTTTTATTAAATAATAAGTTGATAAAAGAGATTACAACAACCACAGTAGGACATTTAAGTGAAACAGTTTTATTAACATCTACTAATGGTTCTACAAAAGGAAATATGTATATTTTAAAAAAAGGAGTTGCATCAGAGATTTCTTTTGGAATTAAGCAATGGAATTTATCAGCAGGTGAAGATGTAGTCACATTAAGACATAAAAATGCATTTGGTAGAATAATTATCGAAGATAATTATAATATAAAATTAAATGAATTTAATCCAGAAGTATATTTAGCAAAATTAAGTTCTACTTTGCTAAATAATGTAAAAGTAGTTGATGGAAAAAAAAGACTAGAAATTAAAGTAAAAATAAATGAAAAATATATAAATTTGGGAAATTTAAAACTTCAGAATTATTGTAAGGAGATTACAAAAACTTTATGGGATGCAAAAGGTGTTAGAATAGAAGTTCCAGAAGTAGTATTAGAAAATAATGGTATTGAGGGAAAAATTCGTTTTAGTGGAGATAGAACATACTTATCCAGTCCAGATGAAGTATCAGAATTGAAATACTTACTTACAAATGAAAAAACTCCAGTAGAAAATGAAAAATATAGTTTCGAAAATGTAAAAATTTCAATTAAATTAGCAACAGGTTATGGAGATGTTGAATACACTATTGCAGATGCTTTAGACATAACTTGGGCATCATTACAAGAGGAAGATAGTAATTTTCCATATATGTCAAGTACTTCTACTATACAAAAACTAGAAATTTTAGATACAGTTAATATTAATAATGAAGATGAAATAGGATTTGATTTTTTAGGAATGCTTGCTCTTCAACAAACTAGTGGAGAACGTGGTACATCTAATATTTTTCCAACAATAGCTTTAGTAAATACTGTTAATGAAGATTGGAGAAGGATTGGAGGAAAACAACCGGATTCAAATAGAAAAGAGTTAAGTTTAGTGTATTCGTTACCAGATAGAACTAGTATTTTAGCTTCTCCTGAATTGATAAAATATAAAGTTGATAATGCAACAGAGGATGGACTAAAAAATATTTATCCATATATTCAATCGACTTCAAATAAAAAAGTGTTGGGGGTGGGAGCATTTTCTATAGAAGAAAATGGAGTGACAACCTCAGGTAAAGAAAGAGTTAGTAGCGGATTGAAATATACAATAAAAACTGATAGTGTAAAAAAAATGATAGAGTATTCTAGAACTATACCAGGAGACAAAGTAGAAATTCCGCTTATATCTAAAAATGAAAAAATAGCTTTTGTTCATTCAAGAAACTCTCCGAGACCATCATCATTGAATGAAACACTTTTTTACTTACCAAATAATAGTAATAGTGTTGCAAATGTAAATAAAGTTAAGTATATAGATTTTCCATCAATTATTATTAAAAAAGATAAAATAATTAAAAGTGGAGAGATAGGATTTAAATCAAATTATATAAATGATACACCTATTAAGTTTAAGTTAGATGATTCTATTGAAACTCCAGAAACTGTAATTCCTTTAGTAGAAAAAGGGATTATGAAAAATCTCAACTATGAGCATACAATAAGATTAAAATTAGAAAATGGAACTCAACATACGTTGAAAACTGATGAATTCGGTAAAGGAGTTTTATCCAATATTTTAATTCAAAAAAATTCAAGTAGTGCTTATTTGACTTTAAATTATACTAATGATGGAACTGAAATGTCTTTACATAGTATAAAAGGAACAGATTTTCATAATATAGTTGTGGAACATATTGATCCTTCAGGAGATGTTCGTAGAATATATAGATTAAAAATAAATACATATAAAAATGAGATTAATATAGAAAATGGGATTGGAGAATTTAGTATAAGTTCAAGATATAATCCAGGTCAAAGCAATCCTATTATTCTAATGCCAGATCATAAGGTAAAGTATCCTAATGAGGTCTTAGATTTTAAAATAATTTCTGGTCTTGCTCCAAGAGCCCCTAAGGTAAATGAAGAGATTTTTATAAATGGAACTAATTTAAAATTACTTGATAATGAGAAAATCATTTTAGAAAGAGGAACCATTTTAAAAGTTATAAAGGATAAGGAAAATAATTTAATAATAGCACCCTTATATTGGAAAAATAATAATAAATTTGATCAAGTAAAATTAATTTATAAAGATAGTGAAAATTTAAATTCAGTAACTTGTGAATATGATATTTTATTTAAAATACCAGAGTTTTTTGTAGCTTCTATAGGAGTTTTAGATTTTGGAAAAATATATAAAATTGGAAATCCTGAAGATAAGATAAAGGAAACAAATATAGAATTATATTATAACGATTCGATAATAAATCCAACTTATTCTTTAGATATTTCAACTGCTAGCCCTGAACCAAATACTTTATACCTAGATGATGAAGTACCATCTAGACTTAAGGTTGTAAATTTAAATTTGAAACAGAATAAAATAAAAAAAGAGATATTAAACGATGGTAAAGGACAAAAAGTGATTTTACCTTTAGAAGGAACAATTCCAAAAGAGAGTATAAAAGCTGCTAAACCAGGAAAATATGAGAAAACTGTTCAAATTTTAATACATATAAAATAGCTATTAGAAATTAAGTTAATTTTTATGAATGATATATTGAATAGGAGAAACAAATGGTAAGAATAAATAAGAAATATTCAAAAAATTTTAAAATAAAAGTTGTAAGAAAATATTTAGAAGGAAATACGTCTTTAACTGAAATAGCTAAAGAGTTTCAAATTGCTTCAAAAACTCAAGTTTACGAGTGGGTAAAAAAGTATAAGGAAAAAGGGGAAGAAGCTTTTAAGTTTGAAATGAGGGGAAATTCAAGCTCAAAAATATTCAGTGAAGAGTATTCTTTTGATAGTTTAGAAGAAGAAATAGAGTTTTTAAGAATGGAAAATGATTACTTAAGAAAATTATCAGAAATATTAAAGAAAAAATTAAGAGAAAAGAATAAAATTATAATAGCTAATAATATATCGTAGCTTAATAAGTTTTAGAATAATTTTCTAAAAAATGGGAGATTGAAGGTATATGAAAAATATAAAAAAAATAGTATCTAATGAAATTTCTGAAGAAGAGCTAGAAAAAATATTAACTATAGTTTTTCAACCGGTTTATTCATTAGAAAAAAATAAAATAGTAAGCTACGAAGTTTTATCTAGATTTGCTTCAAAAAATATATCCACTATAGAAATAATAGAGCAATTGGAAACAATGGATAAGATACACCTTTTAGATTTTTTAGTATTAAAAAAAGTAGAAAAGTATTTAAAAAAATCCGATATAAAATTAGCTATAAATGTGTCTTTTAAAACAATACTAAGAAATGAGTTTATAAATAGATTACATTTATTGAAAGGTAGTAAAAATTTGATGATTGAATTGGTTGAAAGAGGAAATTTTGATTATGAAGATTTTAATACGACAATTTCATTACTTTATAAATTAGGGATTAGAGTAGTAATGGATGATTTTCCAATTGGAAGCTCTAACGTAGAAAATCTGATAAAAACACAAATACAAGATGTTAAAATTGACAGAAATTTATTAAGAAATATAAGTCAAGAAAAAGAAAAGAAGATGTATAAAGGGATTGTTAATTTGTTAAAAAATAGAGAAAGTATTATAACAGCTGAAGGAGTAGAAACTTTTGAAGAGTTAGAGTTTTTAAAAAAAATAAGCGTGGATTTAGTTCAAGGATACTTTATAGGAAAACCTATTTCTGAAGAAGAATTTTCCAAGCTTTATATTTGAATGTAGATATATTTTAAATTAATATATCTTTGTTAAAAGATAAATGAAAATAGCTCAAATTCTTTAAATTAAAGAATTTGAGCTATTTATAAAATATTAAGGATTTATTTTAGATATTTTAAATAATTTACTTCTAAAATCTCCCAGTTTTTCTAGAGAGTTAAAATCATGTACATCTAGTCCAATTTTTCTAAATTTAATTCCTGAGTTTGCAAGTTCATCTCCAAAAAATTCTTCACCTAAAATATCTTCATCTGTAATTTTATATTTAAAGTTTGGATTTAAACCAGGAATAGTTATATAGTCAAAATTTGGATTAGGGATAGATAATACTCTATAAACTCCTATAATTGCTTCACTTTTGTCT contains the following coding sequences:
- a CDS encoding helix-turn-helix domain-containing protein; amino-acid sequence: MVRINKKYSKNFKIKVVRKYLEGNTSLTEIAKEFQIASKTQVYEWVKKYKEKGEEAFKFEMRGNSSSKIFSEEYSFDSLEEEIEFLRMENDYLRKLSEILKKKLREKNKIIIANNIS
- a CDS encoding EAL domain-containing protein; translation: MKNIKKIVSNEISEEELEKILTIVFQPVYSLEKNKIVSYEVLSRFASKNISTIEIIEQLETMDKIHLLDFLVLKKVEKYLKKSDIKLAINVSFKTILRNEFINRLHLLKGSKNLMIELVERGNFDYEDFNTTISLLYKLGIRVVMDDFPIGSSNVENLIKTQIQDVKIDRNLLRNISQEKEKKMYKGIVNLLKNRESIITAEGVETFEELEFLKKISVDLVQGYFIGKPISEEEFSKLYI